In Pleurodeles waltl isolate 20211129_DDA chromosome 5, aPleWal1.hap1.20221129, whole genome shotgun sequence, the DNA window TGGATTTTTTTAAGACGGAAGGGCGGTTCCAGCCCAGGGCACTCAAGCTCCACGGTCAatgaggtgaatttctgtggtttacaGAAAGCACAGGACTGGAAGGATTCCTCATCCCTTTTCACATGGCGGGGGATGTAGAAGGAGTTGCACTGGCCGTAGCAGAAGCGGTTGATGATAGTGCGGCTCAGACAGCCTTCCTCACTAACGGTCTGCCTCAGGGGCTGAGTTTTGCACCAGTCGCTCTTCAGGTACTTTCTCTCAGTGACCACAAGGGCCTCTTGACTGGAGGCTAGCACCTCTTTGATCTGGTGCTGCTGATGTAGCCTCCGTTCAGAGTTGttggtgatgtctttataaggtgAAGGAATGGCTCCTTGAGGTCGATTTTTCCTAGCTTCAGCTATTTTTAACAAAAGAGCTAGCAAATGTAGTGATAGCAGAAATTTCCAGTACATTCTGTAAAAATTAAGAAGAAATTGATTAATGTAATATAGAGGCACATAGATATCAGTTTCTGTATATTCATAATGACATTATTTATGGATATATAAAGAAAAATGCATTGGCTAACTAAATATATAATAATTTCCTCCACACAGTTCTTCAGTTCACATTATTACTCAATTCACCATTGATATTGTAATCATTTGTTTCTAAACATGTTCGTTAAAGGTATCTCAACAGAGGTCAGTAGTCAACAACCGTGCTCTTTACAGCATGCACCAGAGAATCTCATAGAGGTGTGGGGGGTTATAAATACACAATGCTGGGAAAGCATCTGCCAACCCCACTCCAAGAGTGCAAACTGTTCAACCTCCAATGGGGGGGCCTATCTCTCACTGTCCAACTGAATATTTGCAATTTCACAAATATTATATTCTACATTGTAGAAAACGTCTGTGTAATGCCTGATATAGAGAACTGTTTAAATTAGTGAAACAGGGACGAATACTGATCTGAATTGTTTGCATCACTAACATAGACATGCATTTGTAATGCCATCTATTGAGCAAACACCAGTTTGTCCTGTCAAATACCCTGAACCATGTTTTTAAATGCTCGACTACTTATTTAGGGACCAGACGACAATTGTATTTACTTGTATTCTTTTCGTTTCCACTGCTTCGAAGTTACAATGGTCCTCATAAAGAAAGTAGACCTTCAGTGCAGGATTAAAATTCAACAATTCTGCATTTTCATGTAATTATCAGGATTAGAGACATTGATCCTAGTCTAACTTCACAGTATTTTTGCCAACACAgataaaatacaaacaaatgatTTTTGCTGCCACAAAACAGCAGAAAACACGACAAAGCACAAGCATTGGAAAAAACAACTGTCTGTTGTTGACTGAGAgcctactgactttgtcagtgtgtttttgttttgctatggTTTTTATCAATCGTTGTTGGAGGTGCTGAGCCCTCACCAATATAAAAGAAAAATAGAAGAACAACATTTATTTAGTAATATAATACCAAGTGGCAGTTCCcaatgtgtagttatagttaggacgagtttccatagaaaaatgcatgttttgttttgctattaactttgCGCCCTTTCAGAATCTTCAtcaaacttttttgttttaaaaaaaggttaatCCACAGCAGTTCCTTCCTGGAATGTTCCAGGGTGATCTCCCAAGTGGACAGAGAAAAAGAGAGGTCtttgagcagtggttcccaaccttttgacttttctgAACCCACACGTTATCAttgctggaacccagggaccccactgaatagttgttggaatccagggaccccgcactgagtcattactgaaatctgaaaacctaatctgttaacattatttaatttctaagcagttatggaccccctgtggaggcttcgtggacccccaagggtccctggAATAAATGCAATTCCCCATAGGAAGTTCAGACAATGCTACAGCTAAAATGGCTGAATTTACtttcaccaaatttgccagaaagctgggTCTTTGCCCAGAAAGtgtcatttttgttatttggtgaaaatctgttcagacATTTGAGTGAAATTAAGCTGCATAATTTATAAATATCTAGCAACATGGTACTACAGAGGGAGTGCCAAGGGAAAAAACAACAATTGAAGCATTCTAATTGGCTAGTCCCGCGGGACAGGACCAGACCTGCATGACAGAGAGTTGTGACTGGCTGGCCGAAatatgaagagaaatgttgcaggTGCCATTTTAGGACTCGTTGACTCATTCCCCACATCCagaacattaaaataaaacaacatatattagGGGGGGCAGAGTAGGGGTGCCCTGACCACCTAGCCATTATAGGGAGGGGGATCCTACAGGGACAGCTCACAGGGTGAAAGCACATTTTTTGGGATTGCCACAGACTAGCGGTACTCTTGTAGTATTCAGCATGGCCCTCACACTAAAATTTGCAGAAGTACAGCCAAATTACCACAAAATTACCACAAGATAACTTTGAGATTACCATGGGACCAagaaaaaacaagataaaaatagTTGAGTGAGTGCCAATTGGGGTTGGACGACTGTGAATGGTTGACCCGCAATGGCTGCCTCT includes these proteins:
- the GREM2 gene encoding gremlin-2, whose amino-acid sequence is MYWKFLLSLHLLALLLKIAEARKNRPQGAIPSPYKDITNNSERRLHQQHQIKEVLASSQEALVVTERKYLKSDWCKTQPLRQTVSEEGCLSRTIINRFCYGQCNSFYIPRHVKRDEESFQSCAFCKPQKFTSLTVELECPGLEPPFRLKKIQKVKQCRCMSVNLNHSDKL